From a single Apium graveolens cultivar Ventura chromosome 2, ASM990537v1, whole genome shotgun sequence genomic region:
- the LOC141684920 gene encoding uncharacterized protein LOC141684920 — translation MKLICLTGTIILKSGKLSDVILQPKELTKGVNETVSSPAYDGAYYAAQTWRCTITYMNFQSQHNIAQGWSLPDIMFVTKQNMGNVVASVSKQLENKGDQVYRKLQPYRKVVAAILKLVAKYFGPYKTLEKLGHDAYKLTLLESSRVYYVFHVSQLLLGKTRKYDSDVQVSFNNERKVCPWAHA, via the exons ATGAAGTTGATAT GTCTTACTGGTACGATTATTTTGAAGAGCGGAAAGTTGTCGGATGTCATTTTGCAACCGAAGGAGTTGACTAAGGGTGTTAATGAGACCGTGAGCTCACCTGCCTATGATGGAGCTTATTATGCTGCTCAG ACTTGGCGTTGTACAATTACTTACATGAATTTTCAAAGTCAGCACAATATTGCACAG GGTTGGTCCTTGCCTGATATTATGTTTGTTACAAAACAAAATATGGGGAATGTTGTAGCAAGTGTTTCAAAACAATTGGAGAAC AAAGGGGATCAGGTGTATCGCAAGTTGCAACCTTACAGGAAGGTCGTTGCAGCCATCTTAAAGCTGGTTGCTAAATACTTTGGTCCCTATAAAACACTTGAGAAATTAGGGCATGATGCCTACAAGCTAACATTACTTGAATCTTCTAGAGTGTACTATGTGTTTCATGTGTCCCAGTTGCTACTGGGAAAAACAAG GAAGTATGATAGTGACGTGCAGGTTAGTTTTAATAACGAGAGAAAGGTTTGTCCATGGGCACATGCTTAG
- the LOC141705794 gene encoding sugar carrier protein C-like, with protein sequence MAGGGAVSSSNGKVYPGKLTTRVVVACIVAALGGMIFGYDLGVSGGVTSMDSFLEQFFPSVYQKQKADDSTNQYCKFDSQILTTFTSSLYVAALFSSLFAASWVTRRLGRKLSMLVGGALFCAGALINGLAQNIAMLIVGRILLGFGIGFGNQAVPLYLSEMAPSKYRGALNFCFQLSITLGILIANLVNYWFAQIEGGWGWRLSLGGAIVPALFMIVGSLFLPETPNSLIEMGKQDQAKAELLKIRGVDNVDEEFEDLVAASEASKKVEHPWRNLLQRKYRPQLVMAILIPFFQQITGINVIMFYAPVLFRTIGFGSSASLTSAVITGLVNVIATFVAIYAVDKFGRKALFFEGGIQMIICQIIVAILIGKEFGTSGDNDNLSKGYAIAIVAFICIYVAGFAWSWGPLGWLVPSEIFPLEIRSAAQSITVSVNMFFTFVIAQLFLMMLCRMKFGLFVFFAFFVVLMTVFVHYLLPETKGIPIEDMAMVWKSHAFWKRFVDDDVDNEKPKKCSP encoded by the exons ATGGCTGGCGGTGGTGCTGTAAGCTCTAGCAACGGGAAAGTTTATCCGGGAAAGCTCACCACACGTGTTGTGGTAGCATGCATTGTTGCTGCTTTGGGCGGCATGATCTTCGGTTATGATCTTGGTGTATCTG GCGGGGTGACGTCAATGGATTCGTTCTTGGAACAGTTCTTTCCATCCGTATATCAAAAACAGAAGGCTGACGATTCCACCAATCAGTATTGCAAATTTGATAGTCAGATACTGACGACGTTCACTTCATCATTGTACGTAGCAGCTTTGTTTTCTTCTCTTTTTGCGGCTTCTTGGGTCACACGAAGGCTAGGTCGAAAGCTGTCTATGCTTGTGGGTGGTGCTCTGTTCTGTGCAGGTGCTCTCATTAATGGTCTTGCTCAGAATATTGCCATGCTCATTGTTGGCAGGATTTTACTTGGTTTCGGTATTGGATTTGGAAATCAG GCAGTGCCACTCTACCTCTCCGAAATGGCACCGTCCAAGTACAGAGGAGCCCTCAATTTTTGCTTTCAATTATCAATCACTCTAGGTATCCTCATAGCAAATCTTGTGAACTATTGGTTTGCACAGATTGAAGGAGGTTGGGGATGGCGTTTGAGTTTAGGAGGAGCGATTGTTCCTGCTCTGTTCATGATTGTTGGATCATTGTTTCTCCCTGAAACTCCTAACTCATTGATTGAAATGGGGAAGCAAGATCAGGCTAAAGCAGAATTACTGAAAATTCGTGGTGTCGATAATGTTGACGAGGAGTTTGAAGATCTTGTTGCAGCGAGCGAAGCATCTAAGAAAGTGGAGCATCCTTGGAGAAACCTCTTGCAACGAAAGTATAGGCCACAGCTTGTAATGGCTATACTTATTCCATTCTTTCAGCAGATTACTGGCATTAATGTTATCATGTTCTATGCCCCGGTTCTGTTTAGAACTATTGGTTTTGGGAGTAGCGCCTCTCTTACATCTGCTGTGATCACTGGTTTAGTAAACGTGATTGCAACTTTTGTGGCTATATATGCTGTTGATAAGTTCGGCCGGAAAGCTCTTTTCTTTGAAGGAGGTATTCAGATGATTATATGCCAG ATTATTGTTGCAATTCTTATTGGAAAAGAATTTGGAACATCCGGCGACAATGATAATTTATCCAAGGGGTATGCTATTGCTATTGTGGCTTTCATATGCATATATGTGGCTGGATTTGCCTGGTCTTGGGGCCCTCTAGGCTGGTTAGTACCAAGTGAGATTTTTCCACTCGAAATTCGATCGGCCGCACAAAGTATCACAGTTTCAGTGAACATGTTTTTCACATTTGTTATTGCTCAACTCTTTTTGATGATGCTCTGTCGGATGAAATTTGGCCTTTTCGTGTTCTTTGCATTCTTCGTCGTACTAATGACCGTGTTCGTGCACTACTTGTTGCCTGAGACTAAAGGTATTCCTATCGAAGATATGGCAATGGTTTGGAAGTCACATGCATTCTGGAAAAGGTTCGTGGATGATGATGTCGATAATGAGAAGCCCAAAAAATGCTCTCCGTGA